The following nucleotide sequence is from Paracrocinitomix mangrovi.
GTTTGGGCTTTTTCCATTTCGCTCGCCACTACTCTGGAAATCACTATTGTTTTCTCTTCCTCCGGGTACTTAGATGTTTCAGTTCCCCGGGTTCGCCTCCTTTACAGGATAATATCTTCAATGTACTAGGTTGCCCCATTCAGAAATCTACGGGTCAAAAGTTATTTGCACCTCACCGTAGCTTATCGCAGCTTATCACGTCTTTCATCGCCTCTGAGAGCCTAGGCATCCACCATATGCTCTTAGTAACTTATTAATCTTGTTACTCACTACTTCAATCAATACTCAATATTTCAATGAACTTTAAAACTCAACCCTTAAACATGTTTTTCTAAAGTCGGCTGACTCATGTCTAAGAATTTCATCGTCTTCGTGGAGAATACCGGAGTCGAACCGGTGACCTCCTGCGTGCAAGGCAGGCGCTCTAGCCAGCTGAGCTAATTCCCCTAATTTGTAGTCCTGCGCAGATTTGAACTGCGGACCTCTACATTATCAGTGTAGCGCTCTAACCAACTGAGCTACAGGACTCTCTATTTTCGATCATCCCGCTTGCTTCACTTTTCACTCTCCCTCTATATTAACGGGAGGGCAAAAATTTAATAATATCGAAAAGATAAAAGAAATAGCTAGTACTCAAATTAAGAGTGACAGCCTCTCTAGAAAGGAGGTGTTCCAGCCGCACCTTCCGGTACGGCTACCTTGTTACGACTTAACCCCAGTTACTAGTTTTACCCTAGGCCGCTCCTTACGGTTACAGACTTCAGGCACTCCCAGCTTCCATGGTTTGACGGGCGGTGTGTACAAGGCCCGGGAACGTATTCACCGCGCCATGGCTGATGCGCGATTACTAGCGATTCCAGCTTCACGAAGTCGAGTTGCAGACTTCGATCCGAACTGAGACGAGTTTTTGAGATTTGCATCATATCACTATGTAGCTGCCCTCTGTACTCGCCATTGTAGCACGTGTGTGGCCCAGGACGTAAGGGCCGTGATGACTTGACGTCGTCCCCACCTTCCTCGCGGCTTGCGCCGGCAGTTTTCTTAGAGTCCCCATCCGAAATGCTGGTAACTAAGAATAGGGGTTGCGCTCGTTGCGGGACTTAACCCAACACCTCACGGCACGAGCTGACGACAGCCATGCAGCACCTTGTAATCTGTCCGAAGAAAAATCTGTTTCCAAATCTGTCAGACTACATTTAAGCCCTGGTAAGGTTCCTCGCGTATCATCGAATTAAACCACATGCTCCACCGCTTGTGCGGGCCCCCGTCAATTCCTTTGAGTTTCATTGTTGCCAACGTACTCCCCAGGTGGATTACTTATCACTTTCGCTTAGACACTGACTGTGTATCGCCAATATCGAGTAATCATCGTTTACGGCGTGGACTACCAGGGTATCTAATCCTGTTCGCTCCCCACGCTTTCGTTCATGAGCGTCAATGTTAGTTTAGTAAGCTGCCTTCGCTATCGGTGTTCTGTGTAATATCTAAGCATTTCACCGCTACACTACACATTCCGCCTACTCCAACTAAATTCAAGCCTATCAGTATCAATGGCAGTTCCATAGTTGAGCTATGGGATTTCACCACTGACTTAATAGGCCGCCTGCGAACCCTTTAAACCCAATGATTCCGGATAACGCTTGGACCCTCCGTATTACCGCGGCTGCTGGCACGGAGTTAGCCGGTCCTTATTCGTTTGGTACCGTCAGCCCTCTACACGTAGAGGGGTTTCTTCCCAAATAAAAGAAGTTTACAATCCGTAGGACATTCTTCCTTCACGCGGCATGGCTGGTTCAGAGTTGCCTCCATTGACCAATATTCCTCACTGCTGCCTCCCGTAGGAGTCTGGTCCGTGTCTCAGTACCAGTGTGGGGGACAACCCTCTCAGGCCCCCTACCTATCGTCGCCTTGGTGAGCCGTTACCTCACCAACTAGCTAATAGGACGCATACTCATCCTGTACCGCCGAAACTTTAATTATGAAAACATGCGAATTCATAATACTATGGAGTATTAATCCGAATTTCTCCGGGCTATCCTCCAGTACAGGGCAAATTGTATACGCGTTACGCACCCGTGCGCCGGTCGTCAGCAAAAAAGCAAGCTTTTTCCTGTTACCCCTCGACTTGCATGTGTTAGGCCTGCCGCTAGCGTTCATCCTGAGCCAGGATCAAACTCTCCGTTGTATAAAAAGTTTAAATATAATTTCCAATTGACTGCAGGGTCTTAATTCTTGACTTTGCTATTCCTTATCTTTTCAATTCCTCAAAGAACTCTTTCTTTTGTACTAAACACTCATCAGTATCCAGCTTATCTCCTCTATCTCCCTCAATTTTTCCCGACTTTTTGATATCGTCTTACCAAAACGGGAGCGCAAAGATAGACAACTTTTTTCATTACCAAACTTTTTTTCAAGTTTTTTTAATTTATTTTTTTGTCCACCTTTTCAAATAACGTTTCGCTCAAATGCGGCCGCAAAGATACGGTGGTTATTCTTTTAAATCCAAATCTTTTTTGAAAAAAATTTGAATTAATTTTTAATCACCTCATTCACAGTAAAATATTTTTACAAAACGGGACATCTAAGATAGAAAAAATATAATCCGCCTCCAACTAAACTAACATCTATATGTTGAATAACACTTTTAATAATGGTAAATACCGTTACCTAAATGGGTAATTTTGGTTACAATACCATATAATGCATGTCAAATAAAGAAGGGAACGAGTACATAGAACAAGAAGCAGAAGTAAAGGTTGAAAAATTAGAGACTAAAGAACCCAGTAGAAAAACTGAGAAAAAAAGCAACAAAAAGTCATCTAACAAAAAGACAAAGCAAAAGAATACTAGCAAAGTCAATTTATTAAAACCTATACAAGATCTGTTTGATGAGAAAAACAGAAGATTAAATCTTACTGTAGGATCCATATTGTCCTTATTTGCCCTATACCAAATTCTGGCTTTTATTTCTTATTTGTTTACATGGAAGCTTGATCAAAATCTCGTAATTAATAAAAGTTTTGGTGAATTCATTTTTGGTGATTCTGAAGGAATTGAAATAGCCAACCATCTGGGGAAGCTTGGTGCATGGATTTCTCACAAGTTTATTTATGATTGGTTTGGAATATCTTCATTCTTATTTCCACTCATGTTTATTACCCTTGGGTTATTCCTATTATTCAGAGTAAAGATTTTGCCAATTGGCAGAACAGTTGGACACTCTATAATAGGTATAGTTGTAATATCTCTTTGTTTAGGTTTTATCACTACCGGACATAGTTTCCCTTATGGAGGAGCTTTTGGTTTTGAATTTAATGCATGGCTAAAAGCTACTCTAGGCGTATTTGGCGCTTTTATGTTTTTAGCAGTTTTATTATTTGTGACTGTGGTATTAATGTTCAACCCTGATTTTAGAAAATTGTGGAGCAAATTATTCCCAGAGAAACAAAAAAGCGAAACCGAAGCTGTAGAACATGAAGGAACAGGTGATTTAGATATTAAGGTTGTAAACACTATTAAGGATGACCAAATTGAACAGGATCTTATATCTGAAGAAATAACATTTGGTGAAGATGAAGGTAAAGATGAAGGTGAAGATGAAGAATTGGAGATCACTATAAATGAAGATGAATCTGAAGAGTTGGAGATTGAAAATGAAATAGACGAAGAAGAATCTAATGATACAGAAGTTGATGAAGATGATTCAGATGAAAATTTTGAAGTAGAAGTAGCGGCTGCAGAAACTGAAGTAAGTGATAAAGACATCAACAAAAAACTAGAAGAGTTTGGAGAATATGATGAAAAGCTAGATTTATCTTCATATAAATTGCCAACTATAGACTTACTGGAAAAACATGGAAGCGGTAATTTAAACATCAACAAGGAAGAACTAGAAGAAAATAAAAATAGAATTGTTGAAGCCCTTGGCCATTATAAAATCGAAATCTCTAAAATCAAAGCTACAGTTGGACCAACCGTTACTTTATATGAAATAGTCCCTGCTCCGGGTGTGAGAATTTCAAAAATCAAAAACTTATCTGACGATATCGCACTTAGCCTTGCCGCAAATGGAATTAGAATTATAGCTCCAATTCCAGGGAAAGGTACTATCGGTATAGAAGTTCCAAATTCTACAGCTCAGGTTGTATCTATGCGATCAATGATAGCGTCAGAGAAATTTCAAAACACTGATATGGCTTTACCTATTGTACTGGGAAAAACCATTTCTAATGAAACTTTCATTTTTGATTTAGCAAAAGCTCCTCACCTATTAGCAGCTGGAGCAACAGGTCAAGGGAAATCTGTAGGAATTAATGCTATTCTTGTTTCCTTATTATATAAAAAGCATCCTGCACAAATTAAGTTTGTTTTAGTAGATCCTAAAAAAGTTGAGCTTACACTATATAATAAAATTGAGCGTCACTTCTTAGCAAAGTTACCTGACTCTGAAGAAGCAATTATTACGGATACAAGCAAAGTGGTAAATACAATGAATTCACTTTGTATTGAGATGGATGAGCGTTATGATTTATTGAAAAATGCACATGTACGTAATATTAAAGAGTACAATAAAAAATTCTCTCAAAGAAAATTGAATCCTGAAAATGGACACAGATATCTGCCATATATAG
It contains:
- a CDS encoding FtsK/SpoIIIE family DNA translocase, with the protein product MSNKEGNEYIEQEAEVKVEKLETKEPSRKTEKKSNKKSSNKKTKQKNTSKVNLLKPIQDLFDEKNRRLNLTVGSILSLFALYQILAFISYLFTWKLDQNLVINKSFGEFIFGDSEGIEIANHLGKLGAWISHKFIYDWFGISSFLFPLMFITLGLFLLFRVKILPIGRTVGHSIIGIVVISLCLGFITTGHSFPYGGAFGFEFNAWLKATLGVFGAFMFLAVLLFVTVVLMFNPDFRKLWSKLFPEKQKSETEAVEHEGTGDLDIKVVNTIKDDQIEQDLISEEITFGEDEGKDEGEDEELEITINEDESEELEIENEIDEEESNDTEVDEDDSDENFEVEVAAAETEVSDKDINKKLEEFGEYDEKLDLSSYKLPTIDLLEKHGSGNLNINKEELEENKNRIVEALGHYKIEISKIKATVGPTVTLYEIVPAPGVRISKIKNLSDDIALSLAANGIRIIAPIPGKGTIGIEVPNSTAQVVSMRSMIASEKFQNTDMALPIVLGKTISNETFIFDLAKAPHLLAAGATGQGKSVGINAILVSLLYKKHPAQIKFVLVDPKKVELTLYNKIERHFLAKLPDSEEAIITDTSKVVNTMNSLCIEMDERYDLLKNAHVRNIKEYNKKFSQRKLNPENGHRYLPYIVVVIDEFADLIMTAGKEIEHPIARLAQLARAIGIHLIVATQRPSVNVITGMIKANFPARIAFRVSSKIDSRTILDAGGADQLIGRGDMLISFGNDITRLQCAFVDTPEVEAICEYIGDQRAYPEAMMLPEYVGEEQEGPDVNLDDRDDLFDEAARILVTHQQGSASLLQRKLSIGYNRAGRIIDQMEAAGIIGPFKGSKAREVLITDLPSLELFLADLK